The Vibrio pomeroyi genome window below encodes:
- a CDS encoding PfaB family protein: protein MTVPTNKAMPLRIALLAQPANAAELSADLSPSLPEIVTVVVDGNFNQALAHAIETVNQGNVVKLCLDSHSPSLLMLSALNAAKNKIHPHANLAGFAETLDLNNGDSVQLALEMSRRPASDLSHQQQYSALSASKQFDELLNMVNAISSRSLPSHSLANNYWFTEPNKARVASLTFNDDSQNATSLILTQATGLQEPKPLLSSERLMFVVSGNGQAELVSQLTLLSAELKCVNESADRELAIASVMHSNLSHFQSVQHNAGRGANIVIQAASIEAALQEITALENALPKVMADNSQYKTPAGSCFSPMPQSKGGVAFVYPGVGTVYPGMLREFHHHFPQLFARLEREGNLKEMLQADKTYAEDSQEMSLSELAIAGVGSSYLLTQLLCDEFKVQPDFALGYSKGEASMWASLNVWKNPHALIEMTQTSPIFTTAISGELTAVRQDWQLNGDESIQWNSFVVRSDAQAIEALLPEFPRAYLAIIQGDTCVLAGCESTCRALLKKLGKRGIAANRVTAMHTTPALSQHSQVQEFYTQPLFDELPKHIRFISAAGLPIGAPINIDRDSIALSIADTFCSTLDFTALIQSARQQGARLFVEVGADRQTSTLIDKINRSDNVADQYCSIASNAKGGDDVVTLIKCIGQLITHQIPLSVEPLIQGLEQQITAAKQLSGVSQGSAVNHQGELV, encoded by the coding sequence GTGACTGTTCCTACTAATAAAGCGATGCCATTGCGCATCGCTCTTTTAGCTCAGCCAGCAAACGCGGCTGAGCTTTCTGCCGACTTATCACCTTCGCTGCCAGAGATAGTTACTGTTGTGGTTGATGGCAATTTTAATCAAGCACTTGCTCACGCCATCGAGACCGTCAATCAAGGTAATGTTGTTAAGCTTTGTTTGGATTCTCACTCACCATCATTGTTGATGTTGAGTGCGCTGAATGCTGCTAAGAATAAGATTCACCCACACGCGAATTTAGCGGGCTTTGCCGAAACTCTCGATCTAAATAATGGAGATAGCGTTCAGCTTGCTCTAGAGATGTCACGCCGCCCCGCTTCAGATTTAAGCCATCAACAACAATATTCTGCACTCTCTGCTTCGAAGCAGTTTGATGAATTGTTGAATATGGTTAATGCGATATCGAGCCGTTCATTGCCGAGCCATTCATTAGCTAATAATTACTGGTTCACTGAGCCGAACAAAGCACGTGTTGCTTCATTGACCTTTAATGACGATAGCCAAAACGCAACCAGCCTGATACTGACTCAAGCGACCGGTTTGCAAGAACCAAAACCATTGCTATCGAGCGAACGTTTGATGTTTGTGGTTTCTGGCAATGGCCAAGCTGAATTGGTTTCTCAGTTAACCTTGTTAAGCGCAGAGCTTAAATGCGTTAACGAATCGGCAGACCGTGAACTTGCTATCGCCAGCGTGATGCATTCAAACCTAAGCCACTTTCAAAGCGTTCAACACAATGCTGGCCGTGGTGCGAATATCGTGATTCAAGCCGCCTCAATTGAGGCTGCACTACAAGAGATCACAGCGCTAGAAAATGCGTTGCCAAAAGTAATGGCTGACAATAGCCAATACAAAACCCCAGCGGGCAGTTGTTTCTCACCGATGCCTCAAAGCAAAGGTGGCGTTGCATTTGTTTACCCTGGTGTTGGCACGGTTTATCCCGGCATGTTGCGCGAGTTTCACCACCATTTCCCACAGTTATTTGCTCGTTTAGAACGTGAAGGTAACTTGAAAGAGATGCTGCAGGCTGACAAAACCTACGCTGAAGACTCGCAAGAAATGTCGCTCAGTGAATTGGCCATAGCAGGCGTGGGCAGTAGTTATCTGTTAACACAACTGCTATGTGATGAATTCAAAGTACAGCCAGACTTCGCTTTGGGTTACTCCAAAGGTGAAGCTTCCATGTGGGCGAGCTTAAATGTTTGGAAAAACCCACATGCGCTGATTGAGATGACTCAAACCAGTCCTATCTTCACCACGGCTATTTCTGGCGAACTCACCGCAGTGCGTCAAGATTGGCAGCTGAACGGCGACGAAAGCATCCAATGGAATAGCTTTGTGGTTCGAAGTGATGCACAAGCGATTGAGGCTCTGTTACCAGAATTCCCACGCGCTTATCTCGCTATCATCCAAGGTGACACTTGCGTACTGGCAGGTTGTGAAAGCACCTGTCGTGCATTGCTCAAGAAACTGGGTAAACGTGGCATTGCCGCTAACCGTGTTACCGCAATGCACACTACACCAGCCTTGAGTCAGCACAGCCAAGTGCAAGAGTTTTACACTCAACCATTGTTTGACGAGTTGCCAAAGCATATCCGCTTTATCAGCGCCGCAGGTCTACCGATTGGCGCACCAATCAATATCGACCGCGACAGCATCGCCCTTTCGATTGCCGACACCTTCTGTTCAACGCTGGATTTCACCGCGTTGATCCAGAGTGCGCGTCAGCAAGGTGCTCGTCTGTTTGTTGAAGTGGGTGCCGATCGTCAAACCAGCACATTGATCGACAAGATCAACCGCAGCGACAACGTAGCAGACCAATACTGCTCAATAGCTTCCAATGCCAAGGGTGGGGACGATGTTGTCACGCTCATCAAGTGCATTGGTCAGCTCATTACTCATCAAATCCCACTGTCTGTCGAGCCACTTATTCAAGGGCTAGAACAACAGATCACCGCCGCTAAGCAATTAAGTGGTGTGTCTCAAGGCAGCGCAGTGAATCATCAAGGAGAGCTAGTATGA
- a CDS encoding 3-hydroxyacyl-[acyl-carrier-protein] dehydratase FabA → MSSQYQVQAKTKQQVKCNKIAIVGIANQYPEADTPKDFWQNLLNKKDSRTTLSAEKLGAKPESYQGVQGESDRFYCDKGGYIENFNFDSNGYRLTADSFKGVDQSFLWALDTSRKALVDAGVSLNADVLERTGVIMGALSFPTTRSNDLFLPMYHSVVEKALQAKLANDQFSLLPTNETAQDLNPINGAAAHNASKLVADALGLGNVQLSLDAACASSVYSLKLACDYLNTGKADMMLAGAVSGADPFFINMGFSIFHAYPDHGVSVPFDSNSKGLFAGEGAGVLVLKRLADAERDGDNIYAVVSGIGLSNDGRGQFVLSPNSKGQVQAFERAYEASNLSPDSIEVIECHATGTPLGDKVELTSMERFFADKLNGSNPPLIGSAKSNLGHLLTAAGMPGIMKMIFAMKEDVLPPSINLDKPLSSPEGLFGSQTLPTQVQPWPSKADNQERCAGVSVFGFGGCNAHLLLEAYSDKSNVNQTLESASPSLQSPNLSITGLASHFGSLQSINALSAAIETNNDAFIALPKKRWKGLDQHPELLNQFGLHGIPNGAYIDQFDLDFLRFKVPPNEDDRLISQQLLLMKVADEAIKDAKLVAGQKVAVLVAMETELEMHQFRGRVNLHSQLADSFANMGIELTQDEYQSLETIAMDSVMDAAKLNQYTSFIGNIMASRISSLWDFNGPAFTISAAEQSVARCIDVAQNLMSQESMDAVVIAAVDLSGSAEHVILKNSVSPVSLAPKFDQPQDGSWNVGEGAGAIVLVEESRVTSNQDTAYGSINALAFGSSERNNAVTDELLTQVGMSSNDVSLLELNHAPESSSHQFSSHETSPVSLRNTKTTQASQRVGHCSAASGMASLLHGLLNLNLESLNPSISSKNAIVASISEGQCSQLLLSQSSVESQSLSVRLSSELASDAKRQLVKQVTLGGRDIYQHIAETPIANLAHIQQKASGKQAARVASVPTTANIKAALAQKELEKKALAQNTVEPVIETPTSVSPTLAQDRHSQLTGNHSNMTHVLSAKNGVSNINANTDAVSQPSVTPHNQAFAQNQQAAQQVHKAFLQTRAQGLQIADALLKAQLNAVTSGLDSNALSQQTNGQQTAAQSIQTQPAQVQEAPVNVLATPAPVKPIRKPCIWDYDDLVEYAEGDIANVFGPDYAIIDSYSRRVRLPTTDYLLVSRVTKLNATVNEYKPSTMTTEYDIPVDAPYLVDGQIPWAVAVESGQCDLMLISYLGIDFENKGERVYRLLDCTLTFLGDLPRGGDTLRYDISINSFARNGDTLLFFFSYECFVGDKMILKMDNGCAGFFTDEELADGKGVIHTEDEIKARKLATKQRFDPMLHCPKTQFNHQELRHLLTANIAECFGPTHQSDRHQPSLCFSSEKFMMIEKVSRVEPQGGTWGLGLIEGHKQLEPEHWYFPCHFKDDSVMAGSLMAEGCGQLLQFFMMHLGMHTLVQNGRFQPLENAPQQVRCRGQVLPQSAELTYRMEVTEIGLSPRPYAKANIDILLNGKVIVDFQNLGVMIKEDDECTRYLPSLETAVATPIIENLGHTPAVNQQASANAPLMAQIEDLKTAPNKGVIPLQHVEAPVTPDYPNRTPDTVPFTPYHMFEFATGDIEKCFGPDFSIYRGMIPPRTPCGDLQLTTRVVEIDGKRGDFKKPSSCIAEYEVPENAWYFDENSHHTLMPYSVLMEISLQPNGFISGYMGTTLGFPGEELFFRNLDGSGKMLRNVDLRGKTITNDSRLLSTVMMGTNIVQSFSFELSTDGVPFYEGTAVFGYFKGAALKDQLGLDNGKVTHPWHVDNNRTPDVNINLLDKTTRYFNAPVSSTGEVQEHYKLAGGRLNFIDTVQITSDGGKDGLGYLYAERTIDPSDWFFQFHFHQDPVMPGSLGVEAIIELMQTYALNKDLGAGFRNPKFGQIQSEVKWKYRGQINPLNKQMSLDVHITAIKDEDGKRIIVGDANLSKDGLRIYEVKDIAICIEEAPASDKASGIKKA, encoded by the coding sequence ATGAGTTCTCAATATCAGGTTCAAGCCAAGACTAAGCAGCAAGTGAAGTGTAATAAGATCGCGATTGTCGGTATTGCGAACCAATACCCAGAAGCTGATACGCCAAAAGACTTTTGGCAAAACTTGCTGAATAAAAAAGATTCTCGAACCACATTAAGCGCTGAAAAGTTAGGCGCTAAACCTGAAAGCTATCAGGGCGTTCAAGGTGAATCAGACCGCTTTTACTGTGATAAAGGCGGCTACATCGAAAACTTCAATTTCGACAGTAATGGCTACCGCTTAACAGCTGATTCATTCAAAGGTGTCGACCAGAGTTTCCTTTGGGCTTTGGATACCAGTCGCAAGGCTTTAGTAGACGCAGGCGTTAGTTTAAATGCCGATGTTTTAGAGCGCACAGGTGTGATCATGGGTGCCCTTTCGTTCCCAACCACACGTTCAAACGACCTGTTTCTACCGATGTACCACTCGGTGGTCGAGAAAGCACTACAAGCTAAATTGGCTAATGACCAGTTTTCACTGCTACCAACCAATGAAACCGCGCAAGACCTCAACCCGATCAACGGTGCGGCAGCACACAACGCCTCTAAGTTAGTCGCTGATGCGCTAGGTTTAGGCAACGTGCAACTTAGCCTAGATGCGGCATGTGCAAGTTCAGTGTATTCATTGAAGTTAGCGTGTGATTACCTGAACACAGGCAAAGCCGACATGATGTTGGCAGGCGCGGTATCCGGTGCTGACCCATTCTTCATCAATATGGGTTTCTCAATCTTCCACGCTTACCCTGATCACGGTGTGTCGGTTCCGTTTGATAGCAACAGTAAAGGTCTGTTTGCTGGCGAAGGTGCCGGTGTGTTAGTCCTAAAACGCTTAGCTGATGCAGAGCGTGATGGCGACAACATCTACGCGGTCGTCAGCGGCATTGGTCTATCAAACGATGGCCGTGGCCAGTTCGTATTAAGTCCAAACAGCAAGGGACAAGTCCAAGCCTTTGAACGCGCTTACGAGGCTTCAAACCTATCACCAGACAGCATTGAAGTGATTGAGTGTCACGCAACCGGCACACCATTAGGTGACAAGGTTGAGTTAACCTCAATGGAGCGTTTCTTTGCTGACAAACTGAATGGTTCTAACCCGCCATTGATTGGCTCTGCGAAATCAAACCTCGGTCACTTACTGACTGCGGCGGGTATGCCAGGGATCATGAAGATGATCTTCGCGATGAAAGAAGACGTGCTTCCGCCAAGTATTAATTTGGATAAGCCGCTATCGTCACCAGAGGGTTTATTTGGTTCACAAACGCTACCAACACAGGTTCAACCTTGGCCAAGTAAAGCGGATAACCAAGAGCGCTGTGCGGGTGTGTCTGTATTTGGTTTCGGTGGTTGTAACGCTCACTTACTGCTTGAAGCGTATTCTGACAAGAGTAATGTAAATCAGACTCTAGAGTCAGCGTCTCCAAGCCTACAATCGCCTAATTTAAGCATTACTGGCCTCGCATCGCACTTCGGTTCTCTGCAAAGTATCAACGCGCTCAGCGCTGCAATTGAGACCAACAATGATGCTTTCATTGCCTTGCCTAAGAAGCGCTGGAAAGGCTTAGACCAACATCCAGAACTACTGAATCAGTTTGGTTTACACGGCATTCCGAACGGAGCTTACATCGATCAATTCGATCTCGATTTCCTACGTTTTAAAGTGCCGCCTAATGAAGATGACCGTTTGATCTCTCAGCAGTTGCTACTGATGAAAGTTGCAGACGAAGCCATCAAAGATGCCAAGCTTGTGGCAGGCCAAAAGGTAGCAGTACTGGTCGCAATGGAAACAGAGCTTGAGATGCACCAGTTCCGTGGACGTGTAAACCTACATAGCCAACTGGCTGACAGCTTTGCCAACATGGGTATTGAACTAACACAAGACGAATACCAATCGCTAGAAACCATTGCGATGGACAGTGTGATGGACGCAGCCAAGCTGAACCAATACACCAGTTTCATCGGCAATATCATGGCTTCGCGTATCTCTTCATTGTGGGACTTTAACGGCCCTGCCTTTACGATTTCAGCCGCTGAACAGTCGGTTGCTCGTTGTATCGATGTTGCACAAAACCTAATGTCGCAAGAATCCATGGACGCAGTCGTAATCGCAGCCGTAGACCTAAGTGGCAGCGCCGAACATGTGATTCTGAAGAACAGCGTGAGCCCTGTATCACTTGCTCCAAAATTCGACCAGCCACAAGACGGCAGTTGGAATGTGGGCGAAGGCGCGGGTGCAATCGTTCTTGTTGAAGAGAGTCGAGTAACAAGCAACCAAGATACGGCTTACGGCAGCATCAATGCATTGGCCTTTGGATCAAGTGAGCGTAACAACGCCGTTACCGATGAATTACTGACTCAAGTCGGTATGAGCTCGAACGATGTTTCTCTGCTTGAGCTTAACCATGCACCTGAGTCTTCATCTCATCAGTTTTCATCACATGAAACTTCGCCTGTCAGCCTACGGAACACAAAGACGACTCAAGCGAGTCAACGTGTTGGTCACTGCTCTGCAGCTTCTGGCATGGCGAGCCTACTACACGGTCTCCTTAACCTGAACCTTGAGTCTCTGAATCCAAGCATCAGTTCTAAGAACGCGATTGTTGCCAGCATCAGCGAAGGACAATGTTCACAGCTGCTACTAAGCCAATCGAGTGTCGAATCTCAATCACTTTCTGTTCGCTTAAGTAGTGAACTGGCAAGTGATGCTAAGCGTCAATTGGTTAAACAAGTGACTCTCGGTGGTCGCGATATTTATCAACATATCGCAGAGACACCAATCGCTAACCTAGCGCACATTCAACAAAAAGCCTCTGGTAAACAAGCAGCAAGAGTGGCGTCGGTTCCAACGACAGCAAACATCAAAGCAGCCCTTGCGCAAAAAGAGTTAGAGAAGAAAGCACTAGCGCAAAACACGGTAGAGCCAGTCATCGAAACTCCTACATCAGTATCCCCTACTCTGGCGCAAGATCGCCACAGTCAGCTAACAGGTAACCACAGCAATATGACTCATGTCCTATCCGCTAAAAATGGCGTATCAAACATCAACGCTAATACGGATGCAGTATCACAGCCATCTGTAACACCACACAACCAAGCCTTTGCTCAAAATCAGCAGGCGGCGCAGCAAGTTCACAAAGCCTTTTTACAAACACGTGCACAAGGTCTGCAGATTGCCGATGCTTTATTGAAAGCACAGCTAAACGCAGTGACATCTGGTTTAGATAGCAATGCCCTTTCTCAACAAACGAATGGCCAACAAACGGCAGCTCAGTCTATTCAAACTCAACCAGCTCAGGTTCAGGAAGCACCAGTCAACGTACTTGCAACGCCAGCACCAGTAAAACCTATCCGTAAGCCGTGTATCTGGGATTACGATGATCTGGTTGAGTATGCGGAAGGTGATATTGCGAACGTGTTTGGTCCTGACTACGCGATCATTGATAGCTACTCGCGCCGCGTTCGTTTGCCAACTACCGATTACCTATTGGTATCTCGTGTTACTAAGCTCAACGCGACAGTGAACGAGTACAAGCCAAGCACCATGACCACAGAATACGACATCCCAGTTGATGCGCCGTATCTTGTAGATGGTCAGATCCCTTGGGCTGTTGCAGTTGAATCTGGTCAGTGTGACCTAATGCTGATCAGCTACTTAGGCATTGATTTCGAAAACAAAGGCGAACGTGTTTATCGCCTGCTTGATTGTACGCTGACCTTCCTTGGCGACTTACCTCGTGGTGGCGATACGCTGCGTTACGATATCTCAATCAACAGCTTTGCTCGCAATGGCGACACGTTGCTGTTCTTCTTCTCGTACGAATGTTTCGTTGGCGACAAGATGATCCTGAAAATGGATAACGGTTGTGCAGGTTTCTTCACTGATGAAGAGCTAGCTGACGGCAAAGGTGTGATTCACACTGAAGATGAAATTAAGGCTCGTAAGCTTGCTACTAAGCAACGCTTCGACCCAATGTTGCACTGCCCTAAAACGCAGTTTAACCACCAAGAACTGCGCCACCTACTGACTGCAAACATTGCAGAGTGTTTTGGCCCTACTCACCAATCTGATCGCCACCAGCCTTCTTTATGCTTCAGCTCAGAGAAGTTCATGATGATCGAAAAGGTCAGCCGTGTTGAACCGCAAGGCGGTACATGGGGACTTGGTCTGATTGAAGGTCATAAGCAGTTAGAGCCTGAGCACTGGTACTTCCCTTGTCACTTCAAAGATGACTCAGTAATGGCTGGCTCTTTGATGGCTGAAGGTTGTGGTCAACTGCTTCAATTCTTCATGATGCACCTTGGCATGCACACGCTTGTTCAAAATGGTCGTTTCCAACCGCTTGAAAATGCGCCTCAACAAGTGCGTTGTCGTGGTCAAGTTCTACCACAATCGGCAGAACTGACTTACCGCATGGAAGTGACCGAGATTGGTCTAAGCCCTCGTCCATACGCGAAAGCTAACATCGATATTTTGCTCAACGGCAAAGTGATTGTTGATTTCCAAAACTTGGGTGTGATGATCAAAGAAGACGACGAATGTACTCGTTACCTGCCTTCTTTAGAAACGGCTGTTGCGACCCCTATTATCGAAAACTTGGGCCATACACCAGCAGTGAATCAACAGGCTTCAGCGAATGCACCACTGATGGCGCAAATTGAAGACCTAAAAACTGCGCCAAACAAAGGCGTGATTCCTCTTCAACACGTTGAAGCTCCGGTGACTCCAGATTACCCGAACCGCACACCCGATACGGTTCCATTTACGCCATACCACATGTTCGAATTCGCGACTGGCGATATCGAAAAATGTTTCGGCCCTGATTTCTCTATCTACCGTGGAATGATCCCACCACGTACTCCGTGTGGCGACTTGCAGTTAACCACTCGTGTTGTTGAGATCGACGGTAAGCGTGGCGACTTCAAGAAACCTTCATCGTGTATCGCTGAATACGAAGTGCCAGAAAACGCATGGTATTTCGATGAAAACAGCCACCATACCTTGATGCCTTATTCGGTATTGATGGAGATTTCATTGCAGCCAAACGGCTTCATCTCTGGCTACATGGGCACCACTCTGGGGTTCCCAGGTGAAGAACTGTTTTTCCGTAACCTGGATGGCAGCGGCAAAATGCTGCGCAATGTCGACTTACGTGGCAAAACCATCACCAACGATTCTCGCCTGCTTTCAACCGTAATGATGGGCACTAACATCGTACAGAGCTTTAGCTTCGAACTGAGCACTGATGGCGTGCCGTTCTATGAAGGTACAGCGGTATTTGGTTACTTCAAAGGCGCTGCACTGAAAGACCAACTGGGTTTGGACAACGGTAAGGTGACTCACCCTTGGCACGTTGATAACAACCGTACGCCGGATGTAAACATTAACCTGCTAGACAAAACGACGCGTTACTTCAATGCACCAGTCTCGTCTACTGGTGAGGTACAAGAGCACTACAAATTGGCTGGCGGTCGTTTGAACTTTATCGATACCGTGCAGATCACCAGCGACGGTGGTAAAGACGGCCTTGGCTACCTATACGCTGAGCGTACGATTGACCCGAGCGATTGGTTCTTCCAGTTCCACTTCCATCAAGATCCAGTAATGCCAGGTTCTCTAGGTGTCGAAGCAATCATCGAGCTAATGCAAACCTATGCACTAAACAAAGATCTTGGCGCTGGTTTCCGCAATCCGAAGTTTGGTCAAATCCAATCTGAAGTGAAATGGAAATACCGTGGTCAGATTAACCCTCTGAACAAACAGATGTCTCTGGATGTACACATCACAGCGATTAAAGACGAAGACGGCAAGCGCATCATCGTTGGCGACGCAAACCTGAGCAAAGATGGCCTGCGTATTTACGAAGTGAAAGACATCGCGATTTGTATCGAAGAAGCCCCTGCTAGCGATAAAGCTTCTGGTATCAAGAAAGCATAA
- the pfaD gene encoding eicosapentaenoate synthase subunit PfaD, which yields MTTQTTINNEKLSPWPWQIEENTTHFDSAAMSTILKDLSLACYVVNHPEKGLGVSQQAEITSGDSASAANSQPVSAFAPALGTQSLGDEEFRRCHGVKYAYYAGAMANGISSEELVIALGQAGILCSFGAAGLIPSRVEQAINRIQAALPNGPYAFNLIHSPSEPALERGSVELFLKHKVKTVEASAFLGLTPQIVHYRAAGLSRDAKGEIQIGNKVIAKVSRTEVASKFMQPAPVKMLQALVDEGRITAEQMELAQLVPMADDITAEADSGGHTDNRPLVTLLPTILALKEQIQAQYQFKTPLRVGCGGGVGTPDAALATFNMGAAYIVTGSINQACVEAGASEHTRKLLSTTEMADVTMAPAADMFEMGVKLQVVKRGTLFPMRANKLYEIYTRYDSIEAIPAEERQKLEKQVFRSTLDDIWAGTVAHFNERDPKQIERAEGNPKRKMALIFRWYLGLSSRWSNTGEQGREMDYQVWAGPALGAFNAWAKDSYLDDYQQRNAVDLAKHLMHGAAYLARVNLLTSQGIKLDPELARWKPTQRMA from the coding sequence ATGACAACTCAAACTACTATTAATAATGAAAAGCTATCTCCGTGGCCTTGGCAGATTGAAGAGAACACAACTCACTTTGATAGTGCGGCAATGTCGACCATCTTAAAAGACTTAAGCCTTGCTTGTTACGTAGTGAACCACCCAGAAAAAGGCTTAGGCGTAAGCCAACAAGCTGAAATTACCTCGGGTGATTCAGCAAGTGCCGCAAACAGCCAACCTGTTAGCGCATTTGCTCCTGCACTCGGTACACAAAGCTTGGGCGACGAAGAGTTTCGTCGCTGCCATGGCGTAAAATACGCGTATTACGCAGGCGCAATGGCCAACGGCATCTCATCTGAAGAGCTTGTAATTGCATTGGGTCAGGCTGGCATTCTTTGTTCATTTGGCGCGGCGGGCTTAATCCCGTCTCGCGTTGAACAAGCGATCAACCGTATTCAAGCAGCACTACCAAACGGACCTTACGCGTTTAACTTGATTCACAGCCCAAGTGAACCTGCACTAGAACGCGGCAGTGTAGAGTTGTTTTTGAAGCACAAAGTGAAAACGGTTGAGGCTTCAGCCTTCTTAGGTTTAACACCACAAATCGTTCACTATCGTGCTGCCGGCCTTAGCCGTGATGCAAAAGGCGAAATCCAGATCGGTAACAAAGTCATCGCAAAGGTGAGCCGTACTGAAGTTGCAAGCAAGTTCATGCAGCCTGCTCCTGTGAAAATGCTGCAAGCCTTGGTTGATGAAGGCCGAATCACAGCAGAACAGATGGAACTGGCACAGCTGGTTCCTATGGCAGATGACATTACTGCAGAAGCCGATTCTGGTGGTCACACCGATAATCGCCCTCTGGTTACCCTACTGCCAACAATTCTTGCGTTGAAAGAACAGATCCAAGCTCAGTACCAATTCAAAACACCGCTGCGTGTTGGTTGTGGTGGTGGCGTCGGCACACCTGACGCAGCTCTAGCGACGTTTAACATGGGCGCGGCATACATTGTTACTGGTTCAATCAACCAAGCGTGTGTTGAGGCTGGGGCGAGCGAACACACACGTAAACTGCTTTCGACAACTGAAATGGCTGACGTGACTATGGCTCCAGCGGCAGACATGTTCGAAATGGGTGTGAAGCTGCAAGTAGTCAAGCGCGGTACTTTGTTCCCAATGCGTGCAAACAAGCTTTACGAAATCTACACACGTTACGACTCAATTGAAGCGATTCCAGCAGAAGAACGCCAAAAGCTAGAGAAACAGGTATTCCGCTCAACATTGGATGACATCTGGGCAGGTACAGTCGCGCACTTTAACGAGCGTGACCCTAAACAAATCGAACGCGCTGAAGGCAATCCGAAGCGTAAAATGGCACTGATCTTCCGTTGGTACTTGGGGCTTTCGAGCCGCTGGTCAAACACTGGCGAACAAGGTCGTGAAATGGATTACCAAGTATGGGCTGGCCCTGCACTTGGAGCATTCAACGCATGGGCAAAAGACAGCTACCTAGATGATTACCAACAGCGTAATGCGGTCGACCTTGCTAAGCACCTGATGCACGGTGCGGCTTACTTAGCACGTGTTAACCTGCTGACTTCGCAAGGTATCAAACTTGACCCAGAACTAGCACGTTGGAAGCCAACTCAAAGAATGGCGTAA